One window from the genome of Eucalyptus grandis isolate ANBG69807.140 chromosome 7, ASM1654582v1, whole genome shotgun sequence encodes:
- the LOC120295751 gene encoding LOW QUALITY PROTEIN: septin and tuftelin-interacting protein 1 homolog 1-like (The sequence of the model RefSeq protein was modified relative to this genomic sequence to represent the inferred CDS: inserted 2 bases in 2 codons), which yields MDEDQEMERFGMDNDYDDGQWIDGEFYYRQRREKRAQTKDDALYGVFASGDSDSDYDDSSKRKRRKNRDLHGKADLSKPVNFVSTGTVMPNREIDENSKTENEDDESADVDEDRPGLGVGAGVGLGFKKRDDGFDENGEEEDGFLPTAFGRKIKEGAERRREQSKLEKKAQQGGAKRDSYESGNVGGFEKYTKGIGMKLLEKMGYRGGGLGKNQQGIVAPVEAKLRPKNMGMGFNDYKETPAKAPVASLEPEEKKPLPDVPGKEKLWSKQMKRATLKNKAKYITAEELLAKKQEQGVEVVQKVLDMRGPQVRVLANLENLNAEEKARESDVPMPELQHNIRLIVDLAELDIQKIDRDLRNEKETALSLQEEKEKLQAEAELQKKQLNNVKEIMNTLGQIEEEKSMGTLTLDLLANSFGDMLRRFPDDYKLCNLSCIACSFALPLFIRVFQGWDPXSNPSHGLEVVSRWKSLLQGQECLDIWDLGSPYTQLVSEVVLPAVRISGINTWEARDPEPMLHFLETWEKLLPSSVLQSILNMVVMPKLSSAVDSWDPRRETVPIHVWVHPWLPLLGQKLEGHYQIIRSKLSNVLHAWHPSDGSAYTILSPWKTVFDSASWEDFMRRFIVPKLQLVLQEFQINPADQKLDQFNWVMSWASAIPIHLMVDLMEKFFFVKWLQVLYHWLCSNPDFNEVMNWYRGWXESFPQELLANESIRYQLRIGLDMMDNAAEGMEVAQPGVKENLSYHRVLEQRQFEAQQKAAAYARQQAAVGAGGTSHMDAAGGMPEMKLKEVIEAYAQQHELLFKPKPGRMHNGLQIYGFGNVSIIVDSINQKVFAQNEEAWSLVSLEDLLKMHYSSLAKRR from the exons ATGGACGAGGACCAGGAAATGGAGAGGTTCGGGATGGACAACGATTACGACGACGGGCAGTGGATCGACGGGGAGTTCTACTACCGGCAGCGGAGGGAGAAGCGCGCGCAGACCAAGGACGACGCGCTCTACGGCGTCTTCGCGTCGGGGGACTCCGATTCGGACTACGACGACTCCTccaagaggaagcggaggaAGAACAGGGACCTCCATGGTAAGGCCGATCTGTCGAAGCCCGTGAATTTCGTGTCCACCGGCACGGTCATGCCGAACAGAGAGATTGATGAGAATTCGAAGACAGAGAATGAGGATGACGAGTCCGCTGACGTGGATGAGGATAGGCCGGGCTTGGGGGTTGGTGCTGGGGTGGGTTTGGGGTTTAAGAAGCGGGACGATGGTTTCGATGAGAatggcgaggaggaggatggtTTCTTGCCGACGGCATTTGGGCGGAAGATCAAGGAGGGAgcggagaggaggagagagcaaTCGAAATTGGAGAAGAAAGCGCAGCAAGGTGGGGCTAAGAGGGATTCTTATGAATCGGGGAACGTGGGCGGCTTCGAGAAGTACACCAAGGGAATTGGAATGAAGTTGCTCGAGAAAATGGGTTACAGAGGGGGTGGTCTTGGGAAGAACCAGCAGGGGATTGTGGCACCCGTTGAAGCAAAGTTGCGTCCTAAGAATATGGGTATGGGTTTCAACGACTACAAAGAAACTCCTGCAAAGGCGCCTGTTGCCTCATTGGAgccagaggaaaagaagccattACCCGATGTGCCTGGTAAGGAGAAGCTTTGGTCTAAGCAAATGAAGAGGGCAACACTGAAAAACAAAGCGAAATATATTACAGCAGAAGAGCTGTTGGCGAAGAAGCAGGAACAGGGTGTTGAAGTTGTGCAAAAGGTACTTGACATGCGCGGACCTCAGGTTAGGGTATTAGCAAACTTGGAGAATCTGAATGCGGAAGAGAAGGCGAGGGAGAGTGATGTTCCTATGCCCGAGCTCCAGCACAATATAAGGTTGATTGTGGACCTGGCTGAGTTGGATATTCAGAAGATCGATAGGGATCTGAGGAATGAGAAGGAGACAGCTCTGAGCTtgcaagaggaaaaagagaagttgCAAGCTGAGGCAGAACTCCAGAAGAAACAACTAAATAACGTGAAGGAGATAATGAATACACTAGGCCAGATTGAGGAGGAAAAGTCGATGGGAACATTGACGTTAGACTTGCTAGCCAATTCTTTTGGTGACATGCTAAGAAGGTTTCCTGATGATTATAAACTTTGCAACTTATCCTGCATTGCTTGCTCATTTGCACTCCCTCTGTTTATCAGAGTATTTCAGGGATGGGATC CTTCGAATCCCTCACATGGGTTGGAAGTTGTTTCAAGGTGGAAATCTCTATTGCAAGGACAGGAATGTCTTGATATATGGGATTTGGGATCCCCTTATACCCAGTTGGTTTCAGAAGTTGTCTTGCCTGCTGTGAGAATATCAGGCATTAACACTTGGGAGGCAAGGGATCCAGAACCAATGCTTCATTTCCTCGAGACATGGGAAAAATTGTTGCCTTCTTCTGTTCTGCAGTCTATACTGAACATGGTTGTTATGCCAAAATTGTCGAGTGCCGTGGACTCGTGGGACCCCCGTCGAGAAACTGTTCCTATCCATGTCTGGGTGCATCCGTGGTTACCCTTGTTGGGACAAAAGTTGGAGGGCCACTATCAGATCATACGGTCAAAACTGAGTAATGTACTTCACGCCTGGCACCCGAGTGATGGCTCTGCGTACACCATATTGTCACCTTGGAAAACTGTGTTCGATTCTGCCAGTTGGGAGGATTTTATGCGCCGGTTTATCGTTCCAAAGTTGCAGCTTGTCCTCCAGGAGTTCCAGATAAACCCAGCTGATCAGAAGCTGGATCAGTTCAATTGGGTCATGTCTTGGGCCTCTGCTATCCCAATCCATCTCATGGTGGACTTGATGGAGAAGTTCTTTTTTGTTAAGTGGCTACAGGTGTTATATCACTGGTTGTGTTCTAACCCAGACTTCAATGAAGTTATGAACTGGTATCGAGGTT CGGAATCTTTTCCACAAGAGCTGCTAGCAAATGAGAGTATCAGATATCAGCTTAGAATTGGTCTAGACATGATGGACAATGCAGCTGAAGGCATGGAGGTTGCCCAACCTGGTGTTaaagaaaacttaagttatCATAGGGTCCTTGAGCAGAGGCAGTTTGAGGCTCAGCAGAAAGCAGCAGCTTATGCTCGACAACAAGCTGCTGTTGGTGCTGGTGGTACCTCTCATATGGATGCTGCCGGTGGAATGCCTGAGATGAAGCTAAAAGAAGTCATCGAGGCCTATGCGCAGCAGCATGAGTTGCTATTCAAGCCTAAACCTGGTCGGATGCACAATGGCCTTCAGATATATGGTTTTGGGAATGTGAGCATCATTGTGGACTCTATTAATCAGAAGGTATTTGCCCAAAACGAGGAAGCATGGTCTTTGGTATCTCTTGAGGATCTGCTGAAGATGCATTACAGTTCACTGGCAAAGAGACGTTAG